In Actinomycetota bacterium, the following proteins share a genomic window:
- a CDS encoding alpha/beta hydrolase — translation MASISERESREIEEANASGTIPVVFIHGLWLLPSSWAKWADLFKRAGYAPLTPDWPDDPETVEQARANPDVLANKTLKQGADHTADVIGRLEEKPAVMGHSTGGLLAEILAGRGLSAATVAIDPGVFRGVLPLPLSTLRVVGPFLLNPRYRGRAITLTFDQFKYGWANALDEDQARRLYDSYHVAGSGIALAQMANANLNPWTESKVDTTNPDRGPLLILDGEKDHTVPWAIANAAYKRQKRNPSVTEIRKMPNRGHSLTIDDGWQEVAQTALDFVQRFVPAKPS, via the coding sequence ATGGCGTCCATCTCTGAGCGGGAGAGCCGGGAGATCGAGGAGGCGAACGCCTCGGGCACCATTCCGGTCGTCTTCATCCACGGCCTTTGGCTGCTGCCCAGCAGTTGGGCAAAGTGGGCGGACCTCTTCAAGCGGGCCGGTTACGCGCCGCTGACACCGGATTGGCCGGACGATCCGGAAACGGTTGAACAGGCACGGGCGAACCCCGACGTCCTCGCCAACAAGACGCTGAAGCAGGGTGCCGACCACACTGCCGACGTGATCGGCCGGCTCGAGGAGAAGCCCGCCGTGATGGGGCACTCGACCGGCGGATTGTTGGCTGAGATCCTCGCCGGCCGTGGGCTCTCGGCGGCCACGGTCGCTATCGACCCGGGCGTGTTTCGCGGAGTCCTGCCGCTGCCCCTCTCCACGCTCAGGGTGGTTGGACCGTTCCTGTTGAACCCCCGGTATCGAGGTCGCGCCATCACGCTCACGTTCGATCAGTTCAAATACGGCTGGGCGAACGCCCTCGATGAGGACCAGGCGAGGCGCCTGTACGACTCGTACCACGTGGCCGGATCGGGGATCGCCCTGGCCCAGATGGCCAACGCCAACCTCAACCCCTGGACCGAGTCGAAGGTCGACACGACGAACCCCGATCGGGGTCCGCTGCTGATCCTCGACGGGGAGAAGGACCACACCGTTCCCTGGGCGATCGCCAACGCCGCATACAAGCGGCAGAAGCGCAACCCGAGCGTCACCGAGATCAGGAAGATGCCCAACCGCGGCCACTCGCTGACCATCGACGACGGCTGGCAGGAGGTCGCGCAGACCGCACTCGACTTCGTTCAGCGGTTCGTTCCTGCCAAGCCGAGCTAG